In Paroedura picta isolate Pp20150507F chromosome 1, Ppicta_v3.0, whole genome shotgun sequence, the following are encoded in one genomic region:
- the LOC143830280 gene encoding immunoglobulin lambda-1 light chain-like isoform X1 → MLLHLAAMILLSLHTAESQGHRRIQPKVGEIWASPGTEVTIPCRFPSWMKPSTSSTPWYKEEQNRSLRKIYHSSVFSKPSGKYSSPSDAQRYGSLTISNVQRNDSGVYYCVSPASKLVGGLQRTRLIVTGTSGASFSILAPASLPEDHLHHDVPLLCLVFDADPAWESVSWDIDGETSQVPKEVDMIDVNGVFNIWSLRLVPPKTWTQRALNGCSVQQNGSIRAGLSTNTGNCNPVLYFGVPCIIILFVILAVILQCRKHLARGKAESPASQVRMRESLQVDYAELRYNRQNVVETD, encoded by the exons ATGCTGCTTCACTTGGCTGCGATGATTCTCCTGTCTCTGCACA CTGCTGAATCACAAGGCCACAGAAGGATCCAGCCAAAGGTGGGGGAGATCTGGGCGTCTCCTGGAACAGAGGTGACAATCCCCTGCAGGTTTCCATCTTGGATGAAACCGTCGACGTCAAGCACACCGTGGTACAAGGAAGAACAAAATCGAAGTCTGCGCAAGATATATCACAGTTCCGTGTTTTCGAAGCCGAGTGGAAAATACTCCAGTCCATCTGATGCTCAACGTTACGGATCTCTGACCATCAGCAATGTGCAAAGGAATGACTCTGGAGTGTACTACTGCGTCAGCCCCGCATCCAAACTTGTGGGAGGCCTTCAAAGGACAAGGCTGATAGTTACAG GTACTTCTGGGGCAAGCTTTTCCATCCTTGCTCCCGCCTCCTTGCCGGAGGATCATCTTCACCACGATGTCCCCCTCCTCTGCCTCGTCTTTGATGCAGACCCTGCTTGGGAAAGTGTCTCCTGGGATATTGATGGGGAAACATCACAGGTCCCCAAGGAAGTTGACATGATAGATGTGAATGGAGTCTTCAACATCTGGAGCTTACGGCTGGTTCCTCCCAAGACATGGACCCAGAGGGCACTTAATGGCTGCTCGGTCCAACAGAACGGAAGCATCCGTGCTGGATTATCCACAAATACAG GAAACTGCAATCCCGTGTTATATTTTGGAGTGCCCTGTATCATCATACTCTTCGTCATTCTAGCCGTGATCCTTCAGTGCAGAAAACATCTTGCCAGAG GAAAAGCGGAATCACCAGCAAGTCAAGTCCGCATGAGGGAGAGCCTGCAG GTGGATTATGCAGAATTGCGTTACAACAGGCAAAATGTGGTCGAAACAGACTGA
- the LOC143830280 gene encoding uncharacterized protein LOC143830280 isoform X2, translated as MLLHLAAMILLSLHTAESQGHRRIQPKVGEIWASPGTEVTIPCRFPSWMKPSTSSTPWYKEEQNRSLRKIYHSSVFSKPSGKYSSPSDAQRYGSLTISNVQRNDSGVYYCVSPASKLVGGLQRTRLIVTDPAWESVSWDIDGETSQVPKEVDMIDVNGVFNIWSLRLVPPKTWTQRALNGCSVQQNGSIRAGLSTNTGNCNPVLYFGVPCIIILFVILAVILQCRKHLARGKAESPASQVRMRESLQVDYAELRYNRQNVVETD; from the exons ATGCTGCTTCACTTGGCTGCGATGATTCTCCTGTCTCTGCACA CTGCTGAATCACAAGGCCACAGAAGGATCCAGCCAAAGGTGGGGGAGATCTGGGCGTCTCCTGGAACAGAGGTGACAATCCCCTGCAGGTTTCCATCTTGGATGAAACCGTCGACGTCAAGCACACCGTGGTACAAGGAAGAACAAAATCGAAGTCTGCGCAAGATATATCACAGTTCCGTGTTTTCGAAGCCGAGTGGAAAATACTCCAGTCCATCTGATGCTCAACGTTACGGATCTCTGACCATCAGCAATGTGCAAAGGAATGACTCTGGAGTGTACTACTGCGTCAGCCCCGCATCCAAACTTGTGGGAGGCCTTCAAAGGACAAGGCTGATAGTTACAG ACCCTGCTTGGGAAAGTGTCTCCTGGGATATTGATGGGGAAACATCACAGGTCCCCAAGGAAGTTGACATGATAGATGTGAATGGAGTCTTCAACATCTGGAGCTTACGGCTGGTTCCTCCCAAGACATGGACCCAGAGGGCACTTAATGGCTGCTCGGTCCAACAGAACGGAAGCATCCGTGCTGGATTATCCACAAATACAG GAAACTGCAATCCCGTGTTATATTTTGGAGTGCCCTGTATCATCATACTCTTCGTCATTCTAGCCGTGATCCTTCAGTGCAGAAAACATCTTGCCAGAG GAAAAGCGGAATCACCAGCAAGTCAAGTCCGCATGAGGGAGAGCCTGCAG GTGGATTATGCAGAATTGCGTTACAACAGGCAAAATGTGGTCGAAACAGACTGA